In the Arachis ipaensis cultivar K30076 chromosome B10, Araip1.1, whole genome shotgun sequence genome, one interval contains:
- the LOC107621585 gene encoding transcription factor MYB30-like: MLGLLHSTTQIETNTIESSTKKRNYYIFVIMGRPPCCDKEGIKKGPWTPEEDILLVSYIQEHGPGNWKAIPSKTGLLRCSKSCRLRWTNYLRPGIKRGNFTNQEENMIIHLQALLGNRWAAIASYLPQRTDNDIKNYWNTYLKKRLSKKLEEEKKDGSCLANNNNDFSSQKVVMPRGQWERRLQTDINMAKKALTHALSPQNNNNNNINIESLSCSSSSNSNSNSCSSNNNNKATQSLSYASNADNIARLLKGWMKKNNNNDTASSKEGIFGTKVFGSEECLESSNNTNSSLEFSQSIYSQQEESKTEEIGEVLMPFHLLEKWLLDETNIEKFI; this comes from the exons ATGCTTGGACTCTTGCATAGTACTACTCAAATTGAAACAAACACAATCGAATCTTCAACAAAAAAAAGAAACTATTATATTTTTGTGATCATGGGAAGACCACCATGTTGTGATAAAGAAGGTATCAAGAAAGGTCCTTGGACTCCTGAAGAAGACATCTTATTAGTCTCTTACATTCAAGAACATGGCCCTGGAAATTGGAAAGCTATTCCTTCTAAAACtg GTTTGTTAAGGTGCAGTAAGAGTTGTAGGCTTAGATGGACAAATTACTTAAGGCCAGGAATCAAAAGAGGTAATTTCACAAACCAAGAGGAGAATATGATCATTCACCTTCAAGCTCTACTGGGAAACAG ATGGGCTGCAATAGCTTCCTACCTTCCACAAAGAACAGACAATGACATAAAAAATTATTGGAACACCTATCTGAAAAAAAGGCTCAGCAAGAaattggaagaagaaaaaaaagatgggTCTTGTTTGGCAAATAACAATAATGATTTTTCATCTCAGAAGGTTGTTATGCCACGTGGACAGTGGGAAAGAAGGCTCCAAACAGATATCAACATGGCAAAGAAAGCACTCACTCATGCACTCTCACcacaaaacaataataataataatattaatattgaaTCCttatcttgttcttcttcttccaattCCAATTCTAATTCTTGTtcatccaataataataataaagcaaCACAATCTTTAAGCTATGCTTCAAATGCTGATAACATAGCTCGGTTGCTCAAAGGGTGGAtgaagaagaataataataatgacaCTGCTTCTAGCAAGGAGGGCATTTTCGGAACAAAAGTTTTTGGTAGTGAGGAGTGTTTGGAGTCTTCAAATAATACTAATTCATCATTAGAGTTTTCTCAATCAATTTATTCCCAACAAGAAGAGAGCAAGACTGAAGAAATTGGTGAAGTTTTGATGCCTTTCCATTTGCTTGAGAAATGGCTTCTAGATGAGACTAATATTGAGAAATTTATTTAA